A genomic stretch from Oryzias latipes chromosome 24, ASM223467v1 includes:
- the tmed10 gene encoding transmembrane emp24 domain-containing protein 10: MARVTALLLLLPVLLESVYSISFFLPVNSRKCLREEIHKDVLVTGEYDLTEQPNTKTHLKITDSSTHTLYSKEDATKGKFAFTTEDYDMFEVCFESKSPLGTGRVPDQLVNLDMKHGVEAKNYEEIAKVEKLKPLEVELRRLEDLSESIVNDFAYMKKREEEMRDTNESTNTRVLYFSIFSMCCLIGLATWQVFYLRRFFKAKKLIE; the protein is encoded by the exons ATGGCTCGAGTCACagcgctgctgctgctactgccgGTTCTACTAGAATCGGTTTATTCTATCTCTTTCTTTTTACCGGTCAACTCCAGAAAGTGTCTGCGGGAGGAGATCCACAAAGATGTGCTCGTCACTGGAGAGTATGACTTGACCGAGCAACCAAACACCAAAACTCATCTCAAG ATCACAGATTCATCTACCCACACTCTTTATTCCAAGGAAGATGCAACTAAAGGAAAGTTTGCCTTCACCACAGAGGACTATGACATGTTTGAGGTGTGCTTTGAGAGCAAGTCCCCGCTGG GAACTGGAAGAGTGCCCGATCAGCTTGTTAATCTGGACATGAAGCACGGTGTGGAAGCCAAAAATTATGAAGAG atcgCAAAGGTGGAGAAACTGAAGCCTCTGGAGGTTGAGCTGCGGCGGCTGGAGGACCTGTCAGAGTCCATCGTCAACGACTTTGCCTATATGAagaagagggaggaggagaTGCGGGACACCAACG AGTCgaccaacacgcgtgttttgtaCTTCAGTATATTCTCCATGTGCTGTCTCATCGGGCTGGCCACTTGGCAGGTCTTCTACCTGAGGCGCttctttaaagcaaagaagCTGATCGAGTAG